The Humulus lupulus chromosome 4, drHumLupu1.1, whole genome shotgun sequence genome has a window encoding:
- the LOC133830368 gene encoding calmodulin-binding protein 60 A: MSQKRNPDEGRLPRPEGTNSDDKRRKVPRFRNVVLEVMKLRTFECSLEPLIRRVVKEEVELALKKHLNNMKQNCAKEMHSTVAKSLKLRFLNNISLPVFTGARIEGEECSPLQVALVDCFTGNIIKSGPESSAKVEVVVLEGDFDGDEGDNWTVEEFKNNIVREREGKKPLLTGEAVLNLKDGEGSVGDISFTDNSSWTRSRKFRLGVRVVDNFDGIKIREAKTESFIVRDHRGELYKKHHPPSLYDEVWRLEKIGKDGAFHKRLTREKILTVKDFLTLLFVDPSRLRNILGTGMSAKMWEVTVEHARTCVLEKSMFLYIPSNSQHKTGVVFNIVGQLMGQLSDGQYVPIDKLSETEKADAHSMLISAFEHWEEVVSFGDEASLTCGSALLTNVLYSSSSPRTEVSTESKFLASHKIGAFNYAPPSSASSPDIMSSIYTVGGTSSLDDYALHTIDSMDLRFDQALNFPSQVTTSLICDSERITQAFCDEDHLQFFDTDLQSQSMSLESPADLHRAVDGFLFPRSTLAIGKAQRRWTKLVSVLKWFLIMVQKRTHVERIQKFLS; this comes from the exons ATGTCGCAGAAGAGAAACCCGGATGAGGGTCGGCTTCCTCGACCAGAAGGAACTAACTCTGACGATAAGCGTCGAAAGGTTCCCCGATTCAGAAA TGTTGTTTTGGAGGTAATGAAGTTGCGTACATTTGAATGCTCCCTGGAGCCTTTGATTCGTCGAGTG GTTAAGGAGGAAGTTGAGTTAGCCTTAAAAAAGCATTTAAACAATATGAAACA GAATTGCGCGAAAGAGATGCATTCTACTGTTGCTAAGAGTTTAAAGCTTCGCTTCTTAAATAATATCTCTCTTCCTGTATTCACTGGAGCTCGTATTGAAGGAGAAGAATGTTCCCCATTACAAGTAGCTTTAGTTGATTGTTTTACTGGAAACATTATTAAATCTGGGCCAGAATCCTCAGCCAAGGTGGAAGTTGTTGTTCTTGAGGGTGACTTTGATGGTGATGAGGGAGACAATTGGACAGTTGAAGAGTTCAAGAATAACATTGTACGAGAGAGGGAAGGGAAGAAACCCCTTCTTACAGGAGAAGCAGTTCTGAATCTTAAAGATGGTGAAGGTTCTGTGGGTGATATTTCTTTTACAGATAATTCAAGCTGGACAAGGAGTCGTAAATTCAGGCTAGGGGTGAGAGTTGTGGATAACTTTGATGGAATTAAAATAAGAGAAGCAAAGACAGAATCCTTTATTGTCAGGGATCATCGTGGAGAAT TGTACAAGAAGCACCATCCTCCTTCTCTATATGATGAAGTATGGAGATTAGAAAAGATTGGAAAAGATGGAGCATTCCATAAGCGTTTGACTCGGGAAAAAATTCTTACTGTTAAGGATTTCCTTACCTTACTCTTTGTGGATCCTTCAAGACTCCGAAAT ATCCTTGGCACAGGTATGTCTGCTAAGATGTGGGAAGTAACTGTGGAGCATGCTCGGACGTGTGTACTTGAGAAGAGTATGTTCTTGTACATTCCTTCCAATTCACAGCATAAAACTGGGGTTGTCTTCAATATTGTGGGTCAATTAATGGGACAGCTTTCAGATGGCCAATATGTTCCCATTGACAAGCTATCTGAAACCGAGAAG GCTGATGCACATAGTATGTTAATATCTGCATTTGAACACTGGGAGGAGGTTGTATCTTTCGGCGATGAGGCCTCTCTTACCTGTGGCTCAGCCCTATTGACGAATGTACTTTACTCCTCGAGCTCACCCAGGACAGAGGTTTCTACTGAGAGCAAGTTTTTGGCTTCACATAAGATTGGTGCATTTAATTATGCACCACCGTCTTCTGCATCTTCTCCTGATATCATGTCATCCATATATACTGTTGGCGGAACTAGTAGCTTGGACGATTACGCCTTGCACACAATTGACAGCATGGATCTTAGATTTGATCAGGCTTTAAATTTCCCAAGCCAAGTCACTACCTCCCTGATCTGTGACTCGGAACGCATCACTCAAGCTTTCTGCGATGAGGATCATCTACAATTTTTTGATACCGATCTTCAGTCTCAGAGTATGAGTTTGGAATCACCAGCTGATTTACATAGAGCAGTAGATGGCTTCCTCTTCCCTCGTTCCACTCTAGCCATTGGCAAAGCCCAGAGAAGATGGACTAAGCTAGTCAGTGTGCTGAAGTGGTTTCTAATAATGGTTCAAAAAAGAACCCATGTTGAAAGAATTCAAAAGTTTTTATCATAG